A part of Aspergillus flavus chromosome 5, complete sequence genomic DNA contains:
- a CDS encoding nucleoporin Nup186/Nup192/Nup205, with translation MGDRDTLAGLRGLYQDLSSLTESSFVNIDRLRVELEAHIDDFRKLLDRPPKNNSSRQAVLSGKITVDDLEYSINEEFQQGALQLADALGIDELEAAHLFLGAQDHAQMLDRTPLIAAIMRFHERRHFLLESLRLILQESFEVEREMTQVLMQDMIAFVVEIKNGPLRNASLFARKCMKSMEDIEKWLVLVAEQIQKASIVGQAEDADIMEAIEYQRASLQQQHESLGAILCYLFKGPYTSPEDLRLLLVNLRKLDRFDGLLVHYIPSIIAAFVQHGSPESSNSYKEARSLHTAVTSTKDGQSWALPTFHSAIIALWLAVYGGWDFDGPSSPLPGVDLEKDAEERTKMFMTALDDGGLDFMLAVCSGVNNEEWADPARSELVTLLLKESSSAMPESDTCAPYMKCLLMENFEVFVESCIANMPDAVRMLKSEEDSQRLDQITALRDGLTSSLHRGLVEARTHLESFLMVMAFAFEQRPDAAQEFWADPDGNLYGFLQWASKRQTVPRVSAFCELLCSISGSEDNATAAHRFLTEEDKFMSAKFKRSTSMNWSQMFAELELYATKVTEKPPASTSQTILRSRKSEPADMSEPESPVMLTCYLRLLGHLCRQSVAIRDWMLHHPSFNVVSTLLTLCSGPIPTHLRATVFATLAALMTERTPINGNEMWLSIDQWISGGSMSASGMGKIPVVSNPLVWHEQQAFQKFGESFDQANAFVTLINSLVSPTSDSADYHLSLPFPESLGSSYRMPGIEPYIDFILGHALSRKLPDLNERQSRMLTYNCLEFVVTCLKSFNESLVSVLSQPTVPSDVKTSSLVTYVRLHPFARVAEWLFNEDVIKAIFATAHQDIAEVSKAASDSILVLSVVRSLEVMDLIMDLQSTYFNIVRPLIKSQTGGSRTSVANSSLSAFEDSVLSNLSIVPALCLYCSTAHQQLTITSMVLLEKLSSSTKLNKVSSPGLAKWRSSNKIVEVLSTEVEVDSVARPLVSQMQPEVRELDHGSQSSGYIIRESLLALLNSCLRMITDRPTIAHLLLGFSSVGNMLDISSDGLLANGMSLLHAIITFLQSYPDQVDGNILSWMVHLKRMALEVLKHLWSSRISSYFTLTEMRASRFLQSLLASQPIIGPNTPWDGFPIMTEEFWISDSASALAEFLLFRSYLYAYATTEVRSAAKLRSPTLQADIMSTLFGNSTSETGDAVLNPTVFDLFDFADLDIGRQLQPPMLVLLDGIMLEACAKEADDSLVLYSEAELEELIQLRKEELLSSGHLRPQDEEQFLAEAEGLKIFVHATNQSRKINNNRYLALRSWTELITTMLTCSEIEGGRKSTFILHTIQLILPKLEAAVEEDLPEATELARLAEVLVTKLESSATKANSARRSGDVIDEKLHQLFQICVRGIALATGNVNLRETFYNICSSYIARIIQPDTGHESIKQHSHQIVKMAGTTLIEAICDDAYAGQETCRVSALLFLNLLAALDKQGDSILAESISQSNYLSLFLDAIRTLPIELRNAQANDTPLLLSYYESLLSLLQQLCQTKAGATHVLKTGLFEAVRGSQLFAADPDLGIDIDNPDALRRYYDLLDSVLRVIVSAAFSRGLHNEQMMEQTRAFLAENRQSMVGIFKRFAKIGGGGAADHHNALTNLTKSYMALVAATDFLEFEDNEVRELAQPKLFS, from the exons ATGGGGGACAGAGACACTCTAGCGGGCCTTCGTGGCTTGTACCAAGATCTCTCTTCCCTCACTGAGTCCTCCTTCGTGAACATCGACCGTCTCCGTGTTGAGTTGGAGGCTCACATCGATGATTTCAGGAAGCTCCTTGACAGGCCACCAAAAAACAATTCCAGTCGCCAAGCTGTTCTCTCAG GAAAGATCACCGTCGATGACCTTGAATATTCCATCAACGAGGAGTTCCAACAAGGCGCGTTACAGTTGGCCGATGCGCTGGGTATCGATGAATTGGAGGCAGCACACCTGTTTCTTGGCGCACAGGATCATGCTCAGATGCTGGACAGAACACCTCTTATTGCTGCAATCATGCGGTTTCACGAGCGTCGACACTTCCTCCTCGAATCTCTGCGTCTTATCCTCCAAGAGTCCTTTGAGGTCGAGCGGGAAATGACTCAGGTACTAATGCAGGACATGATAGCCTTCGTTGTCGAGATAAAGAATGGCCCTCTACGAAACGCCTCACTGTTTGCGCGGAAATGCATGAAATCgatggaagatattgagaAGTGGCTTGTACTTGTTGCTGAACAAATCCAGAAAGCATCCATTGTTGGTCAAGCCGAAGACGCCGATATAATGGAGGCCATAGAGTATCAGCGCGCCAGCTTGCAGCAACAGCATGAGTCATTGGGCGCTATACTTTGCTACCTGTTCAAAGGCCCTTATACTAGCCCCGAGGATCTTCGACTGCTGCTTGTAAACCTTCGGAAATTGGACCGGTTTGATGGGCTACTTGTGCACTATATCCCTTCTATTATCGCTGCTTTCGTTCAACATGGTTCCCCGGAAAGTTCCAATTCATATAAAGAGGCCCGAAGCTTGCACACGGCTGTTACTTCGACCAAAGATGGCCAGTCCTGGGCCCTCCCAACTTTCCATTCTGCAATAATTGCTCTCTGGCTTGCGGTATATGGTGGATGGGATTTTGACGGACCGTCGTCCCCACTTCCCGGGGTCGATCTCGAGAAGGACGCAGAGGAGCGCACAAAGATGTTCATGACAGCGCTGGATGATGGAGGCCTGGACTTCATGCTGGCTGTCTGCTCTGGTGTGAACAACGAAGAATGGGCGGATCCAGCTCGGAGTGAATTGGTTACATTGCTATTGAAGGAAAGCTCCTCAGCTATGCCTGAGTCGGACACTTGCGCCCCCTACATGAAATGCTTACTGATGGAGAACTTCGAAGTCTTTGTGGAGTCATGCATTGCTAATATGCCGGATGCTGTTCGGATGTTGAAATCTGAGGAAGACTCGCAAAGATTGGATCAGATTACTGCGCTTAGAGATGGCCTAACTTCTAGTCTCCATCGAGGTTTAGTGGAAGCTCGGACACACCTTGAATCATTCCTCATGGTAATGGCTTTCGCATTTGAGCAGCGACCAGACGCTGCACAGGAGTTTTGGGCCGATCCTGACGGAAATCTGTACGGCTTCCTTCAATGGGCCTCGAAAAGGCAAACTGTCCCTAGAGTTAGCGCATTCTGTGAATTACTATGCTCTATTTCGGGCAGCGAAGATAATGCCACTGCAGCTCATAGATTCCTCACTGAAGAGGACAAGTTTATGTCTGCTAAATTCAAGCGGTCGACTTCTATGAACTGGTCCCAGATGTTCGCTGAGCTAGAACTTTATGCAACAAAAGTCACCGAGAAGCCTCCTGCCTCGACATCTCAAACGATTCTACGATCCCGGAAGTCTGAACCAGCAGATATGAGTGAGCCAGAAAGCCCTGTCATGTTGACCTGTTATCTCCGGTTACTGGGACATCTATGTAGACAAAGTGTCGCGATCCGGGACTGGATGCTTCATCACCCTTCGTTCAACGTTGTCAGCACATTGTTGACATTGTGCAGCGGACCGATACCCACGCACTTGAGAGCAACAGTTTTCGCCACCCTTGCAGCTCTAATGACTGAAAGAACTCCTATCAATGGCAACGAAATGTGGCTTTCTATTGACCAGTGGATTTCAGGTGGATCTATGAGTGCTTCTGGAATGGGGAAGATCCCAGTAGTCTCGAATCCTCTTGTTTGGCATGAGCAACAAGCATTTCAAAAATTTGGCGAGAGCTTCGACCAAGCCAATGCTTTCGTGACCTTGATCAATTCCCTTGTGTCTCCAACATCTGATTCAGCCGACTACCACCTCTCCCTGCCATTTCCAGAATCCTTGGGTTCATCCTATCGCATGCCGGGTATTGAGCCTTACATAGACTTTATACTGGGCCATGCTTTGTCACGGAAATTGCCAGATCTCAACGAACGCCAATCTCGGATGCTGACATACAATTGCCTGGAGTTTGTCGTGACATGCTTGAAGTCCTTCAACGAAAGCCTTGTCTCTGTTCTCAGCCAACCCACTGTTCCGTCCGATGTTAAAACGTCGTCATTGGTTACTTATGTCCGCCTACACCCCTTTGCACGGGTAGCCGAATGGTTGTTCAACGAAGATGTAATCAAGGCAATCTTCGCGACAGCTCACCAAGATATAGCTGAGGTTTCCAAGGCGGCGTCTGACTCTATATTGGTCCTCTCTGTAGTCAGAAGCCTTGAGGTCATGGATCTAATCATGGACCTTCAGTCGACGTATTTCAACATTGTTCGCCCCCTGATCAAGTCTCAAACTGGTGGAAGCCGAACCAGCGTAGCAAACTCATCGCTCTCGGCCTTTGAAGATAGCGTCCTCAGCAATTTGTCAATCGTACCAGCTTTGTGTCTTTATTGCAGCACAGCACATCAACAACTCACAATCACATCTATGGTGCTGCTGGAGAAACTTTCTAGCTCTACAAAGCTCAACAAGGTTTCATCACCCGGATTAGCCAAGTGGCGCTCCTCAAATAAAATCGTTGAGGTCCTGAGCACTGAAGTAGAGGTGGACAGCGTGGCGCGCCCGCTTGTATCTCAAATGCAGCCTGAAGTACGGGAACTTGATCATGGGTCGCAATCTTCGGGTTACATTATTAGAGAAAGTTTATTGGCGCTGCTGAATAGCTGCCTAAGAATGATTACAGATCGGCCCACGATagctcatcttcttcttggatttAGCAGCGTGGGAAATATGCTCGACATCTCCTCTGACGGACTTCTCGCCAACGGAATGTCTTTGCTACACGCTATCATCACATTCTTGCAAAGCTATCCAGACCAAGTTGATGGAAATATCCTGTCATGGATGGTGCACCTGAAGCGTATGGCATTGGAGGTGTTAAAGCATTTATGGTCATCTAGAATCTCTTCCTACTTCACCCTTACTGAGATGCGTGCGAGTCGTTTCCTGCAAAGTCTGCTTGCAAGCCAACCCATCATTGGACCAAATACTCCTTGGGATGGGTTCCCGATTATGACGGAAGAGTTCTGGATTTCGGATTCGGCTAGTGCTCTCGCAGAATTTCTGTTGTTCAGAAGTTATTTGTATGCTTATGCTACTACAGAGGTTCGCTCGGCTGCTAAGCTCCGTTCACCAACGCTGCAAGCAGATATCATGTCGACATTGTTTGGAAATTCGACCTCCGAGACAGGGGATGCCGTCTTGAATCCTACGGTGTTTGACCTTTTCGATTTCGCGGATCTGGACATTGGACGTCAACTTCAGCCCCCCATGCTGGTCCTACTAGATGGTATTATGCTGGAGGCGTGTGCAAAAGAGGCGGATGATTCACTTGTCCTTTACAGTGAGgcggagctggaggagctgatACAACtcaggaaagaagagttgCTTTCAAGCGGACATTTACGCCCTCAAGACGAGGAACAATTTCTTGCAGAAGCCGAAGGTCTGAAGATATTCGTCCATGCGACAAACCAGTCAAGGAAGATCAATAACAACCGTTATCTGGCTCTCCGATCCTGGACGGAACTCATTACGACAATGCTCACTTGCTCCGAAATTGAAGGTGGACGGAAATCGACATTCATACTGCATACCATTCAATTGATTCTTCCCAAGCTTGAAGCCGCTGTTGAAGAGGATCTTCCTGAGGCGACCGAACTAGCACGCTTAGCTGAAGTTTTAGTTACAAAACTGGAATCAAGTGCAACAAAAGCAAATTCGGCCCGGAGAAGTGGGGATGTCATCGATGAGAAGCTCCATCAACTCTTCCAGATCTGTGTTAGAGGTATCGCTCTGGCGACAGGAAATGTTAATCTCCGAGAAACTTTCTACAACATATGCTCATCCTACATCGCCCGTATCATCCAGCCCGATACAGGACACGAGAGTATCAAACAGCATAGCCATCAGATTGTCAAGATGGCTGGCACCACACTGATTGAAGCGATATGCGATGATGCATATGCTGGTCAGGAGACATGTCGCGTGTCTGCTCTATTgttcctcaatctccttgcAGCCCTCGATAAACAGGGTGATTCAATATTGGCTGAGTCAATTTCCCAGTCAAATTACTTAAGTCTCTTCCTCGATGCCATTAGGACGTTGCCCATTGAACTCAGAAATGCCCAAGCGAATG ATACACCTTTACTCTTATCCTATTACGAATCCCTGCTATCTTTGCTTCAGCAACTCTGCCAAACGAAGGCGGGCGCAACCCATGTTCTGAAGACCGGTCTTTTTGAAGCGGTACGTGGTTCGCAGCTATTCGCTGCCGACCCAGATCTTGGCATTG ATATCGATAACCCCGATGCTCTCCGGAGGTATTACGATCTACTGGATTCCGTTCTACGAGTAATTGTTTCCGCCGCGTTTTCCCGGGGCCTGCACAACGAGCAAATGATGGAACAGACTCGTGCGTTCCTTGCTGAGAATAGGCAAAGTATGGTCGGCATATTCAAACGCTTTGCCAAGATCGGTGGAGGGGGTGCTGCCGATCACCATAACGCCCTGACCAACCTGACCAAATCATATATGGCACTAGTTGCTGCTACGGATTTCTTAGAG TTTGAGGATAACGAAGTGAGAGAGCTCGCTCAGCCCAAATTATTCTCGTGA
- a CDS encoding putative ubiquitin ligase subunit CulD: protein MQQNSRGATEQRSGKRKSTGKRKLSDQEEALQQPQHQQATISELLSRNHTTHGKEHHHHLHQLSSPTSKRPRLSPSPSGLTPAQGSRGPASSNTMYNFSNKETKGSGSFGQVTPGTNPGNTAARPRSFNAPVRQSNFTPHTGAKKLVVKNLRVGSRLNQDSYFEKIWGQLDAALTAIFDGGKPEISLEELYKGAENVCRQGRASALARQLQERCRGHVSGKLRDTLVVKAAGGNNIDTLRAVVDSWTTWQSKLVTVRWIFYYLDQSFLLHSKEYPVIREMGLIQFRQHIFNDTVLQPQVLQGACDLVEADRDEGRSISADSSLLRNAIEFFHGLDVYTTGFEPLLVSESKKFFALWAQHEASGYLATFAENSHRLIEQEVDRCTLFSLNRSTKQKLSELLDQELVAEQENVLLNQNDILGLLRAGNKTALEKLYTLLQRRDLGAKLKTAFSSYIVEEGTSIVFDDDKEAEMVVRLLDFKQQLDETWNNSFHRHEELGHALREAFETFMNKGRKSGASGGTDNPKTGEMIAKYVDRLLKGGWKLPPGRKAEDVPLADEDAEINRQLDQVLDLFRFVHGKAVFEAFYKNDLARRLLMGRSASDDAEKSMLARLKTECGSSFTHNLESMFKDMDVARDEMAAYNSIQRERKHRLPVDLNVSVLSAAAWPSYPDVQVRIPPEIATAVSDFEKFYYSKYNGRKLNWKHQLAHCQLRARFPKGDKELVVSSFQAIVLLLFNDISEKGTLSYLQIQEATKLSDQELKRTLQSLACAKYRVLAKKPKGREVNTTDEFSYNEGFSDVKMRIKINQIQLKETKEENKTTHERVAADRHYETQAAIVRIMKSRKTITHPELVAEVIKATRSRGVLEPADIKKNIEKLIEKDYMEREEGNRYQYVA from the exons ATGCAGCAAAACTCGAGAGGCGCCACCGAGCAGAGGAGCGGTAAGCGCAAATCGACCGGCAAGAGGAAGCTTTCTGATCAAGAGGAAGCCTTACAACAACCTCAGCACCAACAGGCGACGATTTCGGAGCTCCTTTCGCGGAACCACACAACCCACGGGAAAgagcatcatcatcatcttcaccagctATCCTCCCCGACGAGCAAGCGCCCCCGGCTATCGCCATCCCCCTCGGGTCTAACTCCTGCACAAGGTTCGCGGGGACCAGCTTCATCCAACACCATGTACAATTTCTCAAACAAGGAAACGAAAGGCAGTGGATCGTTTGGTCAAGTTACGCCGGGCACCAACCCTGGAAATACAGCAGCAAGGCCCCGCTCCTTCAATGCACCAGTGCGCCAAAGCAACTTCACTCCTCACACCGGTGCCAAGAAACTTGTGGTCAAGAATCTTCGGGTGGGTTCTCGGTTGAATCAAGATTCATACTTCGAGAAGATATGGGGCCAGCTTGACGCCGCGCTGACCGCGATCTTCGATGGCGGGAAACCGGAGATCTCGCTAGAAGAGTTGTACAAAGGGGCTGAGAATGTATGTCGTCAAGGGCGAGCTTCAGCGTTGGCCAGACAGCTACAGGAGCGATGCCGAGGACATGTATCAGGTAAACTGCGTGATACTCTGGTAGTAAAAGCAGCGGGTGGGAACAACATCGATACGCTACGAGCTGTTGTGGATTCGTGGACAACATGGCAATCAAAGCTG GTTACAGTACGCTGGATTTTCTATTACCTCGATCAGtcgttcctcctccactccAAGGAATACCCAGTTATACGCGAGATGGGCTTGATCCAGTTCCGGCAACATATATTCAATGACACAGTCTTACAGCCACAAGTGCTACAGGGCGCCTGCGACCTGGTCGAAGCGGACCGTGATGAAGGGCGCAGCATATCGGCCGACTCATCTTTGCTTCGGAACGCTATTGAATTTTTCCACGGCCTTGATGTTTATACTACTGGCTTTGAACCCCTCCTTGTCTCTGAGTCGAAGAAGTTCTTTGCATTATGGGCTCAGCATGAAGCCTCAGGATATCTTGCCACTTTCGCGGAAAACAGTCACCGCTTGATTGAACAAGAAGTAGACAGGTGTACATTGTTCTCTTTAAATCGGAGCACAAAACAGAAGTTGTCTGAACTATTGGATCAGGAGTTAGTGGCAGAACAAGAGAATGTTCTCCTCAACCAAAATGATATTCTTGGTCTGCTGCGGGCCGGCAATAAGACTGCCTTAGAAAAGCTGTATACGCTTCTTCAACGAAGGGATTTGGGGGCGAAATTGAAAACGGCATTCAGCAGTTACATCGTTGAGGAGGGGACCAGTATCGTCTTTGACGATGATAAAGAGGCGGAGATGGTTGTCCGGCTGCTGGATTTCAAACAGCAGCTTGACGAGACTTGGAACAACTCCTTCCATCGACATGAGGAGCTAGGGCACGCCTTGCGCGAGGCATTTGAGACGTTCATGAACAAGGGACGAAAGTCGGGCGCATCCGGAGGCACCGATAACCCCAAAACCGGTGAGATGATTGCCAAATATGTGGATAGATTACTGAAAGGCGGCTGGAAATTGCCTCCTGGACGAAAAGCCGAGGATGTACCTCTTGCCGATGAGGATGCCGAAATTAATCGACAGTTAGACCAAGTGTTAGATCTCTTCCGATTTGTACATGGCAAAGCTGTATTTGAGGCATTTTACAAGAACGACCTTGCTCGCCGGCTACTGATGGGCCGAAGTGCCAGTGATGATGCAGAGAAGAGCATGCTGGCGAGGCTCAAGACAG AATGCGGTTCCAGCTTCACACACAATCTGGAATCTATGTTTAAAGACATGGACGTGGCGCGGGATGAAATGGCGGCGTATAATTCTATTCAGCGTGAACGCAAGCACCGATTACCGGTTGATTTGAATGTTAGTGTGCTCTCCGCGGCCGCGTGGCCGTCATATCCCGATGTTCAGGTGCGAATACCGCCCGAAATCGCGACGGCTGTCAGCGATTTCGAAAAGTtttactatagtaaataCAACGGGCGCAAACTTAATTGGAAGCACCAACTTGCGCACTGCCAGCTGCGCGCAAGGTTTCCCAAAGGCGATAAGGAGCTGGTAGTCAGTTCATTCCAGGCCATCGTGCTTCTGCTGTTTAACGACATATCAGAAAAGGGGACCCTTAGCTATCTGCAGATCCAGGAGGCGACGAAGTTAT CTGACCAGGAGCTGAAACGGACCCTTCAATCGCTCGCATGCGCCAAATACCGAGTGCTTGCTAAGAAGCCGAAGGGTCGCGAAGTCAACACAACGGACGAGTTCTCGTACAACGAGGGATTCTCCGACGTGAAGATGCGGATCAAGATCAATCAGATCCAGCTAAAGGAGACTAAGGAGGAGAATAAGACGACACATGAGCGGGTGGCAGCCGATCGTCATTATGAGACCCAGGCAGCTATTGTGCGGATCATGAAGAGTCGGAAGACCATCACACATCCCGAGTTGGTAGCGGAGGTGATTAAGGCGACGCGCAGCCGAGGAGTGCTCGAACCTGcggatatcaagaagaacattgAGAA GCTGATTGAAAAGGACTACATGGAGCGAGAAGAGGGAAACCGGTATCAGTATGTGGCATAA